One Amycolatopsis sp. NBC_00355 genomic window carries:
- a CDS encoding PPOX class F420-dependent oxidoreductase, translated as MELPGDLLALLREPSLCFLATSMPDGSPQLTQTWVDTDGTHVLVNTVLGHQKQRNIERDPRVALNVADRERPSRYYAIRGQVVGMTEDGAVEHIEKLAQRYLGGPYPWWGGRDQTRLLLTIKPDRISGT; from the coding sequence GTGGAACTGCCCGGCGACCTGCTCGCCCTGCTGCGCGAGCCCAGCCTCTGCTTCCTGGCGACGTCGATGCCGGACGGCTCGCCGCAGCTCACCCAGACCTGGGTGGACACCGACGGCACGCACGTCCTGGTGAACACCGTGCTGGGCCACCAGAAACAGCGCAACATCGAACGTGACCCGCGGGTGGCGCTCAACGTGGCCGACCGCGAGCGGCCGTCGCGCTACTACGCGATCCGCGGCCAGGTCGTCGGGATGACCGAAGACGGCGCCGTCGAGCACATCGAGAAGCTGGCGCAGCGGTATCTGGGCGGCCCGTACCCGTGGTGGGGCGGGCGCGACCAGACGCGGCTGCTGCTGACCATCAAGCCGGACCGCATCAGCGGGACGTAG